The Brassica napus cultivar Da-Ae chromosome C7, Da-Ae, whole genome shotgun sequence genomic interval ATGTATTATTTTTGGTTCGGACCCTAAAATATCGGTTATACTCACGCCTTTTAAAAATGGAGGACAAACACAATAGGTATGCCTCCACAACTCTGATATTTACTTTAAAAGGATGACAAGGATAAATTTGATAACGAATCCTTATAGATATTTTCCcaaattatatctatttttataagaaaatcattaaattaaataattttttaaaattaatattataaattataaaacttcaatattcatattggtaattaatgtattaaattatatttttcttgttttatagttttatttatggGATTAAAATCTtttctataataataataatcaaattaagacaTTTGGATCtgaaattaaacatttattctATTTACGGACTGAAAAAAAATGTAGTGGCACTAAAATGATTATAAACATCACAACTCataaaacttaaacaaaataaaaatagccaacaaaaattatatactatcaatgatttagatattaaaaatagttagacaaaaacacaaaaataataaattataaaacattatttatgtattttcttagattatatttatatcattttattatttttcaaatttttagtgttatttaatattttaatcctAGTTTTGCatgcttatatatattttttaatatttttagttaattttaatatttttagttaattgCTCCATTTTCTTCTCCATTTGGAGTAAAATACTGTGCGAGGTTGGAGATACTTTTAGCCTCTCAAGCTTGAACTTCGAGACCACTTCCAGATCTATGCTCTCCGCCGCCGACGGTTTCTCGCTAGCGTTGGGTACCTCCGCCGGAGCTGCTCGCCTCCTTCACCCTCATGCTCCTGTTCGTCTCCTTTGGAATATCGGAGGAAGGAGACATCGACTGACTTCAAGACAAAGATGAGCTTTGTGGCTCCTTATTGTAGTCTTCCCGGTGAACTTTTTCCTCCGGTTAGTCCTTTCTGTAAAGATAAGTGGAGAGGGTTCTCTCACCACCGCTGTGTGTTGGTTCACGGGGACCTTTCCCGATGAACTTACCGCTGGCAGCCGTCAGACAAGTCAGCATGTCGACTCTGTTCAAGCTTTTCAACCGCCTATGGAGCTCAGACTTCATCCGATGACTTTCAAAGTTTCAGACCAATTTTCACTGCCTCTTTAGTGCGTTTGCATGGAATAAAAAATACCATCTCTGGAAACTGTCAATAACGACAAATATTGAGTCTATAACATCGCCAAAACGAAACACAAGACTCGAAATAGTTGCAAACAATATAATCTAGCCGAGAACAAGAGTTTTAGAAAGCAAAAACTCCTTGAGATAAATGAATAAAAGTTGTGATCTTCAATCTCAAATGTCATAATAGATAcggaaaatttggaaaaatacatttgtatgagattttattttgaaaattacactactattaaaaatttttgaaaactaaacTTTTGTATACATGAAATGACAAaattatctaataaaatattaaagctACTGTAATATATTTAAGGGCAAATCtctaaaatagcacatttctaagtttatatcacaaaatagcactcaaaaactaaaacgaccaaaatagcacctttctaagtttatcctttgaaaattttaatttttttatttttcaaaatttgaaatcttatccctaaaatctcatttctcaactctaaaccctaaaccctaaactttaaaccctaaactctaaaccctaaaccataaaccataaaccctaaaccctaaaccataaaccctaaccctaaactctaaaccctaaaccctaaaccctaaaccctaaaatctaaaccctaaaccctaaactctaaatcctaaaccctaaaccataaatcctaaaccccaccctttaactctaaaccctaagtttgtgacttttgataaaacattaagtgttatttttgtgacttttgaccttgaatgctagtttgggaacataaacttgatttagtgctatttttgtctttttctctatatttaatttgtcaacataattatttaaatattcaaatttaacaAACTCAACAAGATTTGATTTTGTCTTTTAAACAATACTATTAACACacaatatcttatataatattttttgtagattttttttttaaacaaaacgtTCTTGTTTGATCTCGTCgtatcttctccttcttcctatATTTTCCTCTAGTTCTCCATTTTGTGTCATTCACGACTGTTTTATTTCTTCACTATGTCCTTAATTAGGTGTAGttcattttttgtattttctcgTTTTCTAATCTCGTCGTATCTTGTGTTCAACAATTACATAAGTATAGACCTCAATCCTGAATTTAACATAACCAAAATGCAATATTCGTATATTTTCTGCCCAGAATTCGGTCCTTCTTTTCCCATGGGACACCTTGGCATTTTAGCGTTCTTCAAAAAGCAGACCTTAGAAATAGAACTCGTACCTTGTACAAGCCAATTATCCCGTCCAAGAAAACTAGTAACGATATACCATCAAaccagcttttttttttttgattaacctgGGGTACCCCAGGCCCTTAGAGAGGCACAGATTAATCTCCAATGGGAGGTACAGCCCACGGATAGACCATTTCTCTGGATATTCAAATGGTTCCTAAAGCGTAGGCACATATCTAATAGGATAATTGTGACTTAGTTTCGCGCAGCAGGTGGATCAAACCTGAAACGTGTTGGCGTCCCAGTCCCGTCTCCTTACCACTCGACCACAATCACCCTGTCCAAACCAGCTTTTGGTTTGTTAATAACTAAATGAATTATGTCACCAGCATAATCATGCAGAGTCTCTGGACTTTGTGTCACACAAGGTAGCTTTCATTAGAATCTACTTTCAGATTGGATGCCACTATAACTATTTGTTCAGTTATTCCAtccacatataaaatattttactcaATGTGCAGTTCTACGAAAGTGTTAACGAACAACTGGTATTGCCTAAACTTCTTAGCTTATGGAACAAGAAGGAGCTCTATTTTATTCGCAGGGGAGCTCTGTCTATTGATGTGATGATGCGTAGGAGTAAAAAAAGAAACGACTAGAAAGATTCATGTTGAAACTTGTAACAGAACATCTTTTGAGCTATTCATGGcttattctaaaatatatatcaagctTCACCTTCCCGTTTTCAACTTTAACAAAagacaaaattttcaatatgtaATTCATGAGATTTAGTGAAGAACGCGACATAAATTTCTTCTTTTATGTACATTCATATGTATGAAGTACAATAATTTTCGTCAAGGGAACATAACTGAAGCAAAATTGTACACTACGtatctaagagcatgattatcaaTAGGACTTAATTGGTGGTCCTTagagttttttattgttatttatagATTAGGACATTGTTAaagatttttaatgaaaatggtGATTATTGGTGGGACTTTTTGTTGGTCCttaggttaatttttttttttaaataactagtaacatatataagattaaacatattatcattttaagttgaataactaataagaaaaacaaattcattcatttaatagaaaattacaaacattttattacattacattaaaaaaaagaaatacaaacttTAGAAATAAAAGCAAACACACAACTTTTTCAAATCATAgaaacttataaattatatgttatttgtAAAATGTCCAAATTTAgcccaaatattttcaatcagatcattttttaattgttcATGGGCTTGTCTATTCCGAAGGCTCGTTCGACGATCCATTGTACTGCCGAGATTCGAAGGCATGTTGACGGAAAATgtatccacttcttctctttcttgaaACTCAAATTTGTTATACTGAGTGAATGATGAACGTTTATCTccgacaatcatattatggagtatgatacatgctctcataatatttcCTATTTTCTCTTTATCCCATAACTTAGATGGATTTTTGACAACGGCAAATCTTGCTTGCAGGACTCCGAAGGCACGCTCAACATCTTTTCGAACTGATTCTTGGGACTTAGCAAACAATGACTGTTTTTCAGTTTGTGGTAGTCGaatagattgaataaaagtcgctcattttggataaataccatctGTTAGATAATATGGCAGATGGTACTCCGTTTCGTTGACATTATAGTTTACTTGTGGTGCGATGCCGTTAATAATgccatcaaaaacaggtgatcgatcaagaatattaagatcgttcatagtacctggacctccaaaaaacgcgtgccatatccagaggtcaTACGAAGCTACCGCTTCCAAGACAATAGTTGGTTTTCCGGTGcctcgtgaatacattcctttccaagcggtaggacaattcttccactcccaatgcatacagtcgatgcttccaatcATCCCCGGAAATCCACGTTCTTCTCCAATATGTAGTAGTCTTTCCAGATCCTCCGGTGTGGGATGCCGTAGGTATTCACCGCCAAACAAGGTGATTATTCCGGCGGTATTGTGCAAACATTTTCGAGCCATTGTTTCAGCAAGACGGATATATTCGTCTACTGTATCAGCCGCACCACCGTCTGCCAATTGTCGAATTGCTGCAGTACATTTTTGTAGAGGTGAAAGACTTGACCGTCCGGTTGCATCTTCTGATGGTCGGAAATACGGTATTTCTGTGGAGAGATGATGCACAATACGGAGGAACAATTCTTTGTTCATCCCAAACCGTCGCCGGAAAAAATTGGTAGAGAATGTTGGATTCTCgctaaaataatcattccaaagCTGGATGTGGCCTTCTTCTCGGTTTCTCTCTATAAAAATACGCTTTTTCCGCTCTTCTGGTTCTGGTATAGGATTAGAGTTGTTTAAAAAATCTTCAATGGGGTTatcaaaatcatcatcatcatcatctctgtGGTAATGATAATGGGATGAAGATGCCATTTTTAATATATCGAGAAGTGGGATGTGATTGTTTAGGAAATAAGggagaagaatttttttgtgaaattggTAAGGAAATAAGAGAGAAGTGGGATGTAATTGTTTATGTATTTGTCATCACAAGAGCAAGCtcatatttatacatattttgttGTGCAAGTCCGTGAGTTGGTGATGAAAGAAACAATGACATGTGATGGAGAGTCACGGGTTATTAAACTTAGTGTGTGATTGTTAGGTATAGATATTCTTTGTTTGGTTGGTGATGAAAAATGAAACACATGTTCTTTGTTTGGTTGGTGATGAAAAACGAAACAAATGTGTTGACATAAGATTGAAAAACATCACATGATCAATTAGAAATAACAAAACATAGTACTTATAAAACATCACATGATCAATTTATAAGTCTCCTTGTTCATTGCAACAAATACATTATCCAAAATACATGATCAATTTATACGTCGTACGAAACACCACTTATCCAAAACACCAAGCTACTTAGTTCACTCTCCTCTTAGTTCAAACCTACTTAAACATTACAAACACAGCCATTACCATTACTACAAGAACCAGACCACCTAGTACGACTTCAAACCGATTACCAAACGGAGAAATTTTCTTTGATAACTCAGCGAGAGTCTTCTCAAGCACAACCAACTTCAGTTCAGTCTCATGATGGAGATCTTTTACCTGGTTTAGTTCTGACTCGTAGTCACTAACAGCCGCAATATAGTCCACCTTATCAGAAAGCAGAGCATACTGTGTACCTATTGCTTTGATCTCCTTTGTAGCCGCTACATCCCACCACTTGTATACATGGCAGTCTCCATCGTCGATGTTCTCACAGGTGTAGAACCTTCTCCCAGGGTCAGTTCTTGAGACAGATGTCCTAATAACCGGTTCGCGACCACAGTAACATTCCTTGGGGAAGCCGAACTCAACCTCCGGCTGTGGAGGGTACTGAACCCGCGTGGCTTCGATCTCTGCTTGGTCCACGAGTATATTCATTTCTGTGGAGCTGTGGCCACTGACGGCTGTGTTCCCTAAACCATAATCCTCTGAATCAGATGGCTGCGTGTAGCTATAATCCAATCCCATGtcctgaaaataataaaaagcttagaacacaaacaaaaatatattttttcacaaGCTTAGAACACAAGACAGAAACTGATACGAGTCTTACGAAATGGAAATTATCATTATATCAAACATAGAACATATCACACAAGAGACAAACCTAGAACTTATAAAACTAGAACCTAGACGATGACAAAAGCAACATTTTGAAACATATTACAGAAGATAGAGACTTAGAACTTGTAAAACTAGAACAGATCGACCAACAGCTTGTTCTTAACAGTTTCTTCACTCAAACTTAGTGGATCCTTCTTAGCAAGGAGAGTGTATAATATCGCCAGCTTAGACAGTTTCTCCTTCCTCGCCAGTTCTTCCATCTTGCCCTCCATAATGGTCTTATAGTCCTCAATAGCCTTTCCTTTTCTAATATCCTGCTTGCTTTCGCAGCCTTGATACCTTCAGGACGCATTGAAGAGTCGGAACTGACCTCACCCACAGCTGCGCTTGAATTTTGGGAACTGACCTCCCCACTCTTTCTCTTTGAACCGGTGGGCGTAGGTGTGTTAAGGCTTATCCACTTTTTTCGTGCTGCAGGACACACCATGCGTGCTCGAGGGTAAACTTCTGACCCTGATCAGAGTAGAAGATATCATGAGCCAGCTTTAGGACGTCATTGTCACTCTGACCGCTGGTTATTTGTCTCTCTGCAGCAGCGAATGCGGCACAGAACTTGTTCGTCTGATCATTGATTCTgtgccacctctgcttacaatGAACATTCTCTATCTTTTCATGAAGAGTTGCTGCAAAGTACTCATCAACGCGTCTCCCGAAGGTCTGTAACTTCATAGAATTTCCGACAACGGCGTCCTTTGATGTGTTAAGCCACGCACTAATCACAACCTCGTCATCACGCGGCGTCCATTTCCTTCTCACCATACGCTCCACAGGTGTGTCCTCAGGTTGGGATGGAGACTCAGACTGTTGGGAACTAAAAGGAGGGATTTCTGAGGCGCCAATGTCGACAGTGGAAGGATAACTTTCATAAGGAATGTTTTTCTGAACATTATTATTGTGAACGTTGTTAAGAAGCCCCATATAACCAGAATTCTGGCTATATGGATTCCTTGGATCcataggaagaagaagagaagagattaTAGCGAATGGGAACGTTTTAGTGTTCTCAAAGAGAACGTTTTAGTGTTCTCAAAGAGAAGGGATAGACGATTTGGAGATAATAAACCACAAGTGTTTTCTAGGGGATTTAATAGGAGAAATTAAACAAGTAATAACTCCAAAACCAACTAACCATTATCTACCTATGTCTAATCAGAAGTTATTACTAAACTACAACTACAAAGATATCAGCTCTAGTTTAATGGATCATTAAATTTTAGTAC includes:
- the LOC106407826 gene encoding uncharacterized protein LOC106407826 — protein: MGLDYSYTQPSDSEDYGLGNTAVSGHSSTEMNILVDQAEIEATRVQYPPQPEVEFGFPKECYCGREPVIRTSVSRTDPGRRFYTCENIDDGDCHVYKWWDVAATKEIKAIGTQYALLSDKVDYIAAVSDYESELNQVKDLHHETELKLVVLEKTLAELSKKISPFGNRFEVVLGGLVLVVMVMAVFVMFK